The nucleotide sequence GCGAGAACCGGTTCACCATCTCGGTGTTCTTCCCGCTCAACGGCATCGTCCTCCTGCTCGCCAGCGCCGAGGGCGTCCTCCCGGATCCACTGGCGTTCAACGGGTTGTTGATCCTCCTCGGGACGCTCGTGATGCGCTCGCCGCTCGTCGTCGGCGTGCTCCCGATCACCGACCGCCGGGCGGCCGCGGGCGTCGGCGCGCTGACGCTGTACGCCTACGGGATCGAGTACCTCGGCGTGCACACCGGCGTTCCCTACGGGGAGTTCTTCTACGGGGTCGACCTCGGGCCGATCGTCGCCGGCGTCCCGCTCGGGCTGCCGGTCTTTTTCATCCCGCTCGTGATGAACGCGTATCTGCTCTGTCTGCTCCTCTTGGGCGAGCGCGTCGCCCGGACCGGAGTTCGTCTCCTCGCGGTGATCGCCGTGGTGCTGGCGATGGATGTCGTCCTCGACCCCGGAGCCGTTGCGCTCGGCTTCTGGGTGTACCCGAACGGGGGCGCGTTCTACGGCGTCCCGCTGTCGAACTACGCCGGGTGGGTGCTCTCGGCCACCCTCGCCGTCGTCGCTCTCGACTGGGGGTACGATCGCCGCGCGCTCCGGAACCGACTCGACGACTGCGAGTTCCTGCTCGACGACCTCGTCTCCTTCGTCATCCTCTGGGGCGGGATCAACGCGTGGTTCGCCAACTGGATCCCCGTCGCCTGCGCGTCCCTGTTCGGCTTCGGCCTCCTCAAGACAGACCGGTTCGACGCGCCGCCCGCGCGGCTCTCGTGGGGCCGGGCCGATCGTGGAGAGTCGGCGACGGAGCGGGAGCAGTGAGTCTGAGCGAGCCGTTGGTCCGCCGCTAAGCGTGACGGCGACCGGCGGCCGCGCTATTCGGTGAACCCGCGGATCCATCCCGAGACCCGACGACCGAGGGCCCCGGAGGACCACGGCCACCACGTTCGATCGGTCGACGGTCCCGAGTGACCGGGCCCTCGGGTCGCATCGCTCTCGTCGGGGTACGGGACGACGCTGACCCGGCGGAACACGGCGACCGGGTCGCGCTCGAACGCCCAGTATAGTCGGGTCTTCGCGAGCAACAGCAGTTTCCGCGACGTCGACAGCGACGGCGTCGTCGAGAGGACGTCACAGCCCAGTTTGCGGATCTCGCGGTGGTGGTCGGCGTAGAGGACGGCGGCCAACAGCACCGCGAACTGGCAGTCTTCGGGGAGATATCGGATACCCTCGACGCCCTCGCGGTAGAGCGCCTCCGTTCGCTGTAACTCCGATTCCATCGCCGCGCGAAAGCGCTCGTCGAACTCGAAGTTCAGCACTTGTGCTTCGGTCACACCGTGTGCTTCGAGCGTCTCTTTTGGGAGGTAGATCCGATCGCGTTCGACGACGTCCTCGCGGACGTCTCTGAGGAAGTTCGAGAGTTGAAACGCCTCGCCCAACGACGTCGCGTGCGGCAGCGCGCGCTCTGCGTTCGCCGTCTCCATAATCTGGGTCATCATCCGCCCGACGGCCGCCGCCGACCCGTCCATGTACGCTTCTAGCTCTTCGTACGTCTCGTAGCGGTCCTTCTCGATGTCCGCGAGCATCGCGTCGACGAACACGTCGACGTCCGATTCGGCGATGTCGTAC is from Halobellus sp. LT62 and encodes:
- a CDS encoding phytoene/squalene synthase family protein, which codes for MVKREQIRQSKEIQRRTGKTFHLATRVLPERVRHATYVLYAFFREADEVVDAADTAPPAEQRRRLEELRLQAVGREETDDPVLAAFAELHERYDIAESDVDVFVDAMLADIEKDRYETYEELEAYMDGSAAAVGRMMTQIMETANAERALPHATSLGEAFQLSNFLRDVREDVVERDRIYLPKETLEAHGVTEAQVLNFEFDERFRAAMESELQRTEALYREGVEGIRYLPEDCQFAVLLAAVLYADHHREIRKLGCDVLSTTPSLSTSRKLLLLAKTRLYWAFERDPVAVFRRVSVVPYPDESDATRGPGHSGPSTDRTWWPWSSGALGRRVSGWIRGFTE
- the cruF gene encoding bisanhydrobacterioruberin hydratase, with the translated sequence MPESGDTPAGESLTTRIPRTRTEWEARLERLVRENRFTISVFFPLNGIVLLLASAEGVLPDPLAFNGLLILLGTLVMRSPLVVGVLPITDRRAAAGVGALTLYAYGIEYLGVHTGVPYGEFFYGVDLGPIVAGVPLGLPVFFIPLVMNAYLLCLLLLGERVARTGVRLLAVIAVVLAMDVVLDPGAVALGFWVYPNGGAFYGVPLSNYAGWVLSATLAVVALDWGYDRRALRNRLDDCEFLLDDLVSFVILWGGINAWFANWIPVACASLFGFGLLKTDRFDAPPARLSWGRADRGESATEREQ